From the genome of Thermoflexus sp.:
GGTCTGGCTGGATGAGATCCGCCGGGAATGGCTGACCCAAGGAGAGCTGGCCCGCTGGATCGAGCGCGGCGTCACCGGAGTCACCAGCAACCCGACCATTTTCGAGCGGGCCATCACCACCAGCCCGGCTTACGATGCGGCGCTCCAAGCCCATCTGGCCCGGGACCCCGAGATGGAGACGACGGCCCTCTATGAAGCCCTGGCGGTGGAGGATATCCGGATGGCCGCGGACCTCCTGCGCCCGGTTTATGAGGCGACCGGAGGGACAGATGGCTTCGTCAGCCTGGAGGTCTCGCCCCATCTGGCGCACGACACGGGGGGGACGATCGCCGAGGCCCGGCGGTTGTGGCATGCCGTGAACCGTCCGAACCTGATGATCAAGGTCCCGGCCACCCCCGCCGGCATCCCGGCGATCGAGGACCTGATCGCTGAAGGAGTGAACGTCAACGTCACCCTGATCTTCTCCCCCGCTCATTATGAGGCGGCGGCAGAGGCCTACTGGCGCGGCCTGCGGCGCCGGGCGGAAGCCGGCCGGGACCTCCGATCTGTGGCCTCGGTGGCCTCGTTCTTCGTCAGCCGCATCGATACCGCGGTGGACCGCGCGCTGGAGGCCCTGGGGACGCCGGA
Proteins encoded in this window:
- the tal gene encoding transaldolase; protein product: MASLHELRARGQSVWLDEIRREWLTQGELARWIERGVTGVTSNPTIFERAITTSPAYDAALQAHLARDPEMETTALYEALAVEDIRMAADLLRPVYEATGGTDGFVSLEVSPHLAHDTGGTIAEARRLWHAVNRPNLMIKVPATPAGIPAIEDLIAEGVNVNVTLIFSPAHYEAAAEAYWRGLRRRAEAGRDLRSVASVASFFVSRIDTAVDRALEALGTPEARALLGRIALAVAKRIYRRFRERFLPHAFPDLAARGARAQRVLWASTSTKNPAYSDVKYVEGLIGPDTVNTMPLATLQAFEDHGRVPGDTILEGWEEAEADLRALDRLGIDLEEILERLQAEGVDAFRRSYETLLEALERKRTTVLATARPID